From Prochlorococcus sp. MIT 1223, the proteins below share one genomic window:
- the rlmB gene encoding 23S rRNA (guanosine(2251)-2'-O)-methyltransferase RlmB, whose product MNNRSGRNRTNSRDYSSKGSNRKFNRNSNENNYVKKDLNRSNRNSPVSGTSKESFIKNRNNDQQNSLQNKNFGTYIGQRNPSINSTRSTSNIPSPYRRNNNSTYKIKSQDRRGNFNENNKPYSLRSNSGINRSNRNIETNKLEGCVYLQEESIDLLWGRHATEAAFESGRPIHRVWCTTEIRSSSKFFQFLKDAKSSGVLVEEVSWARLGQITKGAVHQGIALQIAAAETLDLKKLINACSSFNESALLLALDGLTDPQNLGSIIRSAEALGAHGLVLPQRRSAGLTGSVAKVAAGALEHLPVARVVNLNRSLIQLKNEGYKIIGLAEEGEITLQEVNLDGPLVVVIGSEDKGLSLLTRKHCDHLVRIPLRGVTTSLNASIATSVVLYEIARNSWMKGIFGQSPSPKLLRAKFSSK is encoded by the coding sequence ATGAATAACAGATCAGGAAGGAACAGAACAAATTCTAGAGATTATTCTTCTAAAGGTTCTAATAGAAAATTCAATCGGAACAGTAATGAGAATAATTATGTAAAAAAGGATCTAAATCGCTCAAATAGGAATTCGCCAGTTTCAGGTACCTCCAAAGAAAGTTTTATAAAGAATAGAAATAACGATCAGCAAAACTCCTTACAGAATAAGAATTTTGGAACTTACATTGGTCAAAGAAATCCAAGCATAAATTCAACCAGGTCAACATCAAATATCCCTAGTCCTTACAGAAGAAATAATAATTCAACATATAAGATTAAAAGTCAAGATAGAAGAGGAAATTTCAACGAAAATAATAAACCTTATTCTTTAAGATCTAATTCAGGAATTAATCGCTCAAATAGAAATATAGAAACCAATAAGTTAGAAGGCTGTGTTTATTTACAGGAAGAATCCATTGATTTGCTTTGGGGAAGACATGCTACAGAGGCAGCTTTTGAATCAGGGCGTCCTATACATAGAGTTTGGTGCACTACAGAAATTAGAAGTTCATCTAAATTCTTTCAATTTCTGAAAGATGCTAAGAGTTCAGGTGTTCTTGTTGAGGAGGTCTCTTGGGCAAGACTAGGACAAATTACTAAGGGTGCAGTTCATCAGGGAATTGCTTTGCAAATAGCTGCTGCTGAAACTTTAGATTTGAAGAAATTAATTAATGCTTGTAGTTCCTTTAATGAATCGGCTCTTTTGTTGGCATTAGATGGTTTAACTGACCCACAAAATTTAGGATCCATTATCAGATCAGCTGAAGCACTTGGTGCCCATGGATTGGTTTTACCTCAAAGACGCAGTGCTGGATTAACAGGATCAGTTGCAAAGGTTGCTGCTGGAGCATTAGAACATTTGCCAGTTGCGAGAGTGGTGAATTTAAATCGATCCTTAATTCAGTTAAAGAATGAAGGTTATAAAATCATCGGACTAGCAGAGGAAGGAGAAATAACTCTTCAAGAAGTTAATTTAGATGGTCCTTTAGTTGTTGTAATTGGTTCTGAAGACAAAGGCCTGTCATTATTAACAAGAAAGCATTGCGATCATCTCGTAAGAATTCCTTTGAGAGGGGTAACTACAAGCTTGAATGCTTCAATTGCGACTTCTGTTGTCTTATACGAGATAGCTAGAAATTCTTGGATGAAGGGTATATTTGGTCAATCACCATCCCCTAAATTACTTAGAGCCAAGTTTTCTAGTAAATAG
- a CDS encoding STAS domain-containing protein, whose translation MQRLTVSLRGGFEKRKACLVFYFTGQLDAYSEKQFTDFVDEVLKANDLSVVIDLSKIDFIDSSGLGAMVHIAKDCNKQKRSFLVVGNPRVKQTIKLVRLEEFLHLVEDLDSALGQLTA comes from the coding sequence TTGCAGCGACTTACTGTCTCTTTGAGAGGCGGATTCGAAAAACGCAAGGCTTGTTTAGTGTTTTATTTCACTGGGCAATTGGATGCTTATTCAGAGAAGCAGTTCACAGATTTTGTGGATGAGGTTCTTAAAGCTAATGATTTATCAGTGGTAATAGATTTGTCCAAAATTGATTTCATCGACTCTTCTGGTCTTGGAGCAATGGTTCATATAGCAAAGGATTGCAACAAGCAAAAACGCTCCTTTTTAGTAGTTGGTAATCCACGAGTTAAGCAAACTATTAAATTAGTTCGGCTAGAAGAATTTCTTCACTTAGTTGAGGATTTGGATTCAGCCCTGGGACAGTTAACTGCTTGA
- the carA gene encoding glutamine-hydrolyzing carbamoyl-phosphate synthase small subunit — translation MKLDSQNSAVLLLSDGTFFEGLSFGIKGTVFGEVVFNTGITGYQEVITDPSYFGQLVTFTYPEIGNTGINNEDNESENSSVKGVIVRQYAHSPSNWRSNFSIDDWFKKENIVGIYGIDTRALVRHLRSSGSMNGVISSDANISILELQSQLDRHRSMAGMNLVDEVSTKKEFFWNNLSSVEFDQRIKHKSYKPYKVVAIDFGIKKSILERLVAHNCEINVLPANSDINKVMSFNPEGIFFSNGPGDPASVHEGIALAKELIINQSIPLFGICLGHQILGIALGGKTFKLDYGHRGLNHPCGIKGRLEITSQNHGFALDKSSLDKRIVEITHLNLNDKTVAGISMLDKPVFGIQYHPEASPGPHDADHHFNRFVSLMEQRRKSVV, via the coding sequence ATGAAGTTAGATTCTCAAAATTCTGCAGTTCTTTTACTATCAGATGGTACTTTCTTTGAAGGATTATCATTTGGTATAAAAGGAACAGTTTTTGGTGAGGTCGTATTTAATACAGGCATAACTGGTTATCAGGAAGTTATTACTGATCCAAGTTATTTCGGGCAATTAGTTACCTTTACTTATCCTGAGATAGGTAACACGGGAATAAATAATGAAGATAATGAATCTGAGAATTCTTCTGTTAAAGGAGTAATAGTTCGTCAATATGCGCATTCCCCAAGTAACTGGAGATCTAATTTTTCGATTGATGATTGGTTCAAGAAAGAGAATATTGTAGGTATTTATGGAATAGATACACGAGCCTTAGTTCGTCATTTAAGAAGTTCAGGCTCTATGAATGGAGTTATATCTTCTGACGCGAATATATCTATTCTTGAATTACAAAGTCAGCTTGATAGACATAGATCAATGGCAGGTATGAATCTTGTCGATGAGGTCTCTACTAAAAAGGAATTTTTTTGGAACAATTTATCTTCAGTTGAATTTGATCAACGCATTAAGCACAAGTCTTATAAACCATACAAAGTAGTTGCGATTGATTTCGGAATAAAAAAATCCATTCTTGAACGTTTAGTTGCGCATAATTGTGAAATTAATGTATTGCCAGCAAACTCAGATATTAATAAAGTTATGAGTTTTAATCCTGAAGGTATTTTCTTTTCTAATGGACCTGGTGATCCTGCCTCTGTACATGAAGGAATAGCCTTAGCTAAGGAGTTAATTATTAATCAGAGTATTCCATTGTTTGGCATCTGCTTAGGCCATCAAATATTGGGAATAGCATTAGGTGGAAAGACTTTTAAGTTAGATTATGGACATCGAGGTTTAAATCATCCTTGTGGAATAAAAGGACGCTTGGAAATCACAAGTCAAAACCATGGTTTTGCCTTAGACAAATCGTCCTTGGATAAACGTATAGTTGAAATCACACATTTAAACCTGAATGATAAAACAGTTGCTGGAATATCAATGCTAGATAAGCCTGTATTTGGAATTCAATATCACCCTGAGGCTAGTCCAGGACCTCATGACGCTGATCATCATTTCAATCGTTTTGTTTCTCTAATGGAACAACGACGTAAAAGCGTGGTTTAG
- a CDS encoding DUF3288 family protein, whose protein sequence is MNKEQNHPLYKVDRDNLNRLLAKKLPDQADLVDLGRLLIRYNDFPGAEDIQSDMKRILSLWGLTKGSLESKTKKIWEDGFRPGKNPTEIVGSGFDTSDNVIP, encoded by the coding sequence ATGAACAAAGAGCAAAATCACCCTCTTTATAAGGTCGATCGAGATAATTTAAATCGTTTGTTGGCTAAGAAATTACCTGACCAGGCAGATCTTGTAGATCTTGGAAGATTATTAATTCGTTATAACGACTTCCCAGGGGCAGAGGATATTCAATCTGATATGAAGAGAATCTTGAGTTTATGGGGACTTACTAAAGGATCCTTGGAATCCAAAACAAAGAAAATCTGGGAAGATGGCTTTAGGCCTGGAAAAAATCCGACGGAAATAGTTGGATCAGGTTTTGATACCTCAGATAACGTAATTCCTTAA
- the trpD gene encoding anthranilate phosphoribosyltransferase: MQMSSPLALPEILEILLQGSDLSELQATELMNSWLSEEFLPVQTGALLAAFRAKGVSGIELSAMAKVLRQACKLPLPIPQFPLVDTCGTGGDGADTFNISTGVAFLSAACGVNVAKHGNRSASGSVGSADVLEGLGIRLDAPLDRVIDAVSTTKVTFLFAPAWHSSLINLAPLRKSLGVRTIFNLLGPLVNPLRPTYQVLGVAKSELLDPMAEALQQLGLSRAVIVHGSGGLDEASLQGPNEIRFLENGQITSSFIDASDFGISNYSNNELRGGDLNRNMDILVSLLKGEGTKAQKYALTLNNTLVLWASGLEKDLGLGFKESLGCLESGLPWNVFDKLKRYLSE, translated from the coding sequence ATTCAAATGTCTTCTCCGCTTGCATTGCCAGAAATTCTTGAAATCCTCTTACAAGGAAGTGACTTAAGCGAATTGCAAGCAACTGAACTAATGAACTCATGGCTCTCAGAGGAGTTTTTGCCAGTTCAGACAGGTGCACTGCTTGCCGCATTCAGAGCAAAGGGAGTCTCAGGGATAGAACTATCAGCTATGGCAAAAGTTTTAAGGCAAGCATGCAAATTACCTTTACCAATACCTCAATTCCCTTTAGTTGATACATGCGGTACTGGAGGAGATGGTGCAGATACTTTTAATATCTCTACGGGTGTTGCTTTTTTATCTGCTGCTTGCGGAGTAAATGTAGCTAAGCACGGTAATCGTAGCGCTAGCGGTAGTGTTGGTTCAGCAGATGTTCTTGAAGGACTTGGTATTCGCTTGGATGCGCCTTTGGATAGAGTTATAGATGCAGTCTCTACAACAAAAGTTACTTTCTTATTTGCCCCTGCATGGCATTCTTCTTTGATAAATCTTGCTCCATTGAGAAAGAGCCTTGGAGTAAGAACAATTTTTAACTTGTTGGGTCCATTAGTTAACCCTCTTAGGCCTACTTATCAGGTGTTAGGAGTGGCAAAGTCTGAGTTGCTAGACCCAATGGCTGAGGCCTTGCAACAATTAGGACTAAGTCGCGCAGTTATAGTGCATGGTTCTGGAGGACTTGATGAAGCGTCACTTCAGGGACCTAATGAAATTAGGTTTTTAGAAAATGGACAGATAACTTCTTCTTTTATTGACGCTTCTGATTTCGGTATTTCTAATTATTCTAATAATGAATTAAGAGGTGGAGACTTAAATAGGAACATGGATATTTTAGTTTCTTTACTTAAGGGAGAAGGTACAAAAGCACAGAAATATGCCCTTACCTTGAATAATACTTTGGTTTTGTGGGCTTCTGGATTAGAGAAGGACTTGGGTTTAGGTTTTAAGGAATCACTTGGTTGTTTAGAGTCAGGATTGCCCTGGAATGTCTTTGATAAATTGAAAAGATATTTATCTGAATAA
- the gatA gene encoding Asp-tRNA(Asn)/Glu-tRNA(Gln) amidotransferase subunit GatA gives MSISDWRKQLNEGNVSAVELVKEYIDKIQLNDDRIHSYLTLNFDQALAQAEKIDNDRIAGNELPPLAGVPFGIKDNLCTKGIKTTCSSRMLEGFIPPYESTVTNKLWKAGGILLGKTNLDEFAMGSSTENSAFGNTFNPWDISRVPGGSSGGSAAAVASGMCMSALGSDTGGSIRQPASFCGVVGLKPTYGRVSRWGLVAFASSLDQVGPLTSSVSDSAEILQVIAGADSKDSTCLKASVPNYAKELCKPIRGLKVGLIKQCFDQPGLSLDVKNATMKAAKDLEELGVELIEVDCPCFNEGIATYYVIAPSEASANLARYDGVKYGYRSNEEQNISSMTSFTRSEGFGNEVKRRILIGTYALSAGYVDAYYKKAQKVRTLIRRDFESAFNKVDLLLTPTSPTTAFKAGSHTNDPLSMYLSDLLTIPANLAGLPAISLPSGFDSNGLPIGLQFIGNVLDEAKLLQVAYQYEQTANVMKNKPDSDFIS, from the coding sequence ATGTCTATATCCGATTGGCGAAAGCAACTTAACGAAGGCAATGTATCTGCTGTTGAGCTAGTTAAGGAATATATAGACAAAATCCAATTAAACGATGATCGCATTCATTCTTATCTAACACTTAATTTTGATCAAGCTCTTGCTCAAGCTGAAAAAATAGATAATGACCGAATAGCCGGAAATGAGTTACCTCCATTAGCAGGAGTCCCTTTTGGCATAAAAGACAATCTTTGCACTAAAGGAATAAAAACAACTTGTTCAAGCCGAATGCTTGAAGGCTTTATCCCACCTTATGAATCAACAGTCACAAATAAGTTGTGGAAAGCAGGTGGAATTCTCTTAGGTAAAACTAATTTAGATGAGTTTGCTATGGGAAGTTCCACTGAGAACTCAGCCTTTGGGAATACATTTAATCCATGGGATATAAGTAGAGTCCCTGGAGGAAGTTCCGGAGGAAGCGCCGCCGCAGTGGCTTCTGGAATGTGCATGTCAGCTTTGGGTTCAGATACAGGAGGTTCGATTAGGCAACCAGCATCTTTTTGTGGAGTTGTCGGTTTGAAACCGACTTACGGAAGAGTTAGCAGATGGGGTTTGGTAGCTTTTGCAAGTTCATTAGATCAAGTTGGTCCTCTTACCTCTTCTGTTTCAGATTCAGCAGAAATACTGCAAGTTATAGCAGGAGCAGATAGTAAGGACTCGACTTGTCTAAAGGCATCCGTGCCAAATTATGCAAAAGAATTATGTAAGCCAATAAGAGGACTCAAAGTTGGTTTGATTAAGCAGTGCTTTGATCAGCCAGGGTTATCTTTGGATGTGAAAAATGCCACAATGAAAGCCGCCAAGGATCTTGAGGAATTAGGCGTAGAACTTATAGAAGTTGATTGTCCTTGCTTCAATGAAGGTATAGCTACTTATTATGTTATTGCTCCTTCGGAGGCCTCCGCTAATTTGGCTAGATACGATGGGGTCAAATACGGTTATAGATCTAATGAAGAACAAAATATTTCTTCTATGACTTCTTTTACTAGATCAGAAGGATTTGGTAATGAGGTTAAAAGGAGAATCTTAATAGGAACCTATGCTCTATCAGCAGGTTATGTAGACGCATACTATAAAAAGGCCCAAAAAGTTAGAACTTTAATACGTCGTGATTTTGAATCTGCTTTTAATAAGGTTGATTTATTACTAACCCCTACCTCCCCAACAACTGCTTTTAAAGCGGGTTCACATACTAATGATCCTTTATCGATGTACCTTTCTGATTTATTGACAATACCTGCCAATCTAGCTGGATTGCCTGCGATTAGCCTTCCAAGTGGTTTTGATTCAAATGGATTACCAATCGGACTGCAATTTATTGGAAATGTTTTAGATGAAGCAAAATTATTGCAAGTTGCTTATCAATATGAGCAAACGGCCAATGTCATGAAAAATAAACCTGATTCAGATTTCATTTCTTGA
- a CDS encoding Mini-ribonuclease 3, with protein sequence MTDWISSQTPSGSPETLGPLQLAWLGDAVWEMHQRLRFCKKPARSKDLHQAVVSEVRACAQAEALLVLEPYLTQIEKDYVRRGRNSSGRGPKKVEAATYAMATGFETMIGWLFLKDPLRLAELFKRLNEMPSDNHPLNK encoded by the coding sequence TTGACTGATTGGATAAGCTCACAGACTCCTTCTGGGTCACCAGAAACTTTAGGCCCATTGCAATTGGCTTGGTTAGGAGACGCTGTTTGGGAGATGCATCAACGGTTAAGATTTTGCAAAAAACCTGCTCGGTCAAAAGATTTACATCAAGCAGTTGTTTCAGAAGTAAGAGCCTGTGCTCAGGCTGAAGCGCTTTTAGTGTTGGAACCCTATTTAACGCAAATTGAAAAAGATTATGTAAGGCGTGGTAGGAATAGTTCTGGAAGGGGGCCAAAAAAAGTAGAGGCTGCAACTTATGCAATGGCTACAGGATTTGAGACAATGATTGGGTGGCTATTTTTAAAAGACCCTCTGAGACTTGCGGAATTATTCAAGAGACTTAATGAAATGCCTTCTGACAATCATCCTTTAAATAAATGA
- a CDS encoding ABC transporter ATP-binding protein, with protein sequence MNSLRLDLINKYLKSHRRTLILGGITLLIVNLLSVAIPMEVKEIIDGLKDDFTLADIFKQAGWIIVLATAMGVVRLLSRQLVFGVGRQVEVELRQKLFNHMIHQDPNWLQEVGSGEIITRSTSDIENIRRLLGFAILSLTNTFLAYAFTLPAMLRIDPLMTLASISLYPLMLGIVGMFGGRMVRQRKRQQESLSALSELIQEDLSGISAIKIYGQEKSEIKAFSTLNNNYRDSAIKLARTASTLFPLLQGISSISLLILIAIGSGRIQEQTITIGGLIALILYVERLVFPTALLGFTLNTFQLGQVSLDRVEKLLNRESLIQDPKDPVSINKKIKGKLEARNLSFKYEGSKQNTLNNLNFTIEPGELIAIVGPIGCGKTTLSRVIGRMIQVSKKQLFLDGYDILDLRLHDLRQNIALVPQEGYLFTNSLADNLRYGDPNASQKRVETSASQAKLIDDVRGFPNGFNTLVGERGITLSGGQRQRTALGRALLIKAPLIVLDDALASVDNKTASGILNSIRNQTNSTVIMISHQLSAAAACDRVLVMENGEIVQEGHHSDLIKTNGLYKRLWEREKAVESIKKV encoded by the coding sequence ATGAATTCATTGCGATTAGATTTAATAAATAAATACTTAAAGTCTCACAGAAGAACATTAATTCTTGGTGGCATCACACTTTTGATCGTAAATCTCCTAAGCGTCGCCATCCCAATGGAGGTAAAGGAAATAATTGACGGTCTTAAAGATGACTTCACTCTTGCTGATATTTTCAAACAGGCTGGCTGGATTATCGTTTTAGCAACAGCTATGGGTGTTGTAAGACTTTTATCAAGACAATTAGTTTTTGGAGTTGGTCGTCAGGTCGAAGTAGAGCTTCGACAGAAACTTTTTAATCATATGATTCATCAGGATCCCAATTGGCTGCAAGAAGTTGGTAGTGGTGAAATTATTACTCGTTCCACAAGTGATATAGAAAATATAAGAAGGCTATTGGGATTCGCCATTCTCAGTCTTACAAATACTTTTTTAGCTTATGCATTCACATTGCCTGCGATGCTAAGAATTGATCCCTTAATGACCTTGGCATCGATTTCCTTATACCCTTTGATGCTCGGAATTGTAGGAATGTTTGGGGGGAGGATGGTCCGACAAAGAAAAAGACAGCAAGAGTCCCTGTCAGCATTAAGTGAATTAATTCAAGAAGATTTATCTGGAATTAGCGCCATCAAAATATATGGACAAGAGAAGTCAGAGATAAAAGCTTTTTCGACTTTAAACAATAATTATAGAGATTCGGCGATTAAGTTAGCAAGAACTGCAAGCACTTTATTTCCACTATTGCAAGGAATTTCCTCAATCTCGCTATTAATACTAATTGCTATTGGTAGTGGAAGGATACAGGAGCAAACAATAACTATAGGAGGGTTAATTGCATTAATACTTTATGTAGAAAGATTGGTTTTCCCAACAGCATTATTGGGATTTACATTAAATACTTTTCAATTAGGACAAGTCAGCTTGGATAGAGTTGAAAAATTACTTAACAGAGAATCACTCATTCAGGACCCAAAAGATCCAGTATCTATAAATAAAAAAATAAAAGGAAAGCTAGAAGCAAGGAACCTGTCATTCAAATATGAAGGGAGCAAACAAAATACTCTAAATAATCTAAATTTTACTATTGAACCAGGAGAGTTAATAGCGATAGTTGGACCAATTGGATGTGGCAAAACCACACTTTCAAGAGTGATAGGCAGAATGATTCAGGTTTCCAAAAAACAATTATTTTTAGATGGCTATGACATATTAGATCTAAGACTTCATGACTTAAGGCAAAATATTGCTTTAGTACCTCAAGAAGGATATCTATTCACAAATAGTTTGGCTGATAATCTCAGATACGGAGATCCAAATGCATCTCAAAAAAGAGTAGAGACATCGGCTTCGCAGGCAAAATTAATAGACGATGTAAGAGGATTCCCGAATGGGTTTAATACTCTTGTCGGAGAAAGAGGCATAACTTTAAGTGGTGGGCAAAGACAAAGAACAGCTCTAGGAAGAGCTTTATTGATTAAGGCCCCATTAATTGTTCTGGATGATGCATTGGCTAGTGTTGATAATAAAACTGCTTCTGGAATATTAAATTCAATAAGAAACCAAACTAACAGCACAGTAATTATGATCAGTCATCAATTGTCTGCTGCTGCTGCATGCGACAGAGTTTTAGTAATGGAAAATGGTGAAATAGTTCAAGAAGGGCATCACTCAGATTTAATTAAAACTAATGGTTTATACAAAAGACTTTGGGAAAGGGAAAAAGCCGTTGAGAGTATTAAAAAGGTTTAA
- a CDS encoding undecaprenyl-diphosphate phosphatase: protein MNLFIASPVFINELLIQVLLGIIQGLTEFIPISSTAHLTILPRLLGIEDPGITNIASIQLGSLIAVLIYFWNDLCRLSKSFVSLFLKGYSKKLYSKLALTIIIANIPIVIVGIIIKLKWSGYEQSVLRTPTSIAIISIFMGLFLAFSEKIGSHNKNIDNITFMDSFIIGISQIFAFLPGASRSGMTISSALIRNVNRHSAARFSFLIGIPAIALSSLVEIQSAIARPSEFNIITLFVGIITAGITSWISIDFLISYLKRKSLISFVYYRVAFGIIILLFLR, encoded by the coding sequence ATGAATCTTTTTATAGCCTCACCAGTTTTCATCAATGAACTTTTAATTCAAGTTTTACTTGGTATTATTCAGGGATTAACTGAATTTATCCCAATTAGTAGTACTGCTCATCTGACAATTCTTCCTAGGCTTTTAGGTATTGAGGATCCGGGAATTACGAATATTGCTTCAATACAGCTTGGAAGCTTGATAGCTGTTCTTATTTACTTCTGGAATGATCTTTGTCGCCTAAGTAAGTCCTTTGTTAGTCTTTTCCTTAAGGGATATTCAAAAAAATTATACTCTAAATTAGCATTGACAATAATAATAGCTAATATTCCAATCGTAATTGTAGGTATAATAATTAAATTAAAATGGTCTGGTTATGAACAGTCAGTATTAAGAACTCCAACTTCAATAGCTATAATTTCAATCTTTATGGGTCTGTTTCTGGCTTTTTCTGAAAAGATAGGAAGTCATAATAAAAATATAGATAATATTACTTTTATGGATTCTTTTATCATTGGAATTTCCCAGATCTTTGCATTTTTACCTGGGGCCTCTAGATCTGGTATGACTATATCTAGTGCTTTGATTCGTAATGTTAACAGACACTCAGCTGCTCGATTCTCCTTCTTGATTGGTATACCAGCAATTGCTTTATCTTCTTTAGTAGAAATACAATCAGCAATTGCAAGACCATCAGAATTTAACATTATTACTTTATTTGTGGGTATTATAACTGCTGGAATAACATCATGGATATCTATCGATTTCCTTATTAGTTACCTAAAAAGAAAATCATTGATTAGTTTTGTATATTACAGAGTCGCATTTGGTATTATAATTCTTTTGTTTCTTAGGTAA
- the msrA gene encoding peptide-methionine (S)-S-oxide reductase MsrA, translating into MILSWLGINPITKRTNSTTTLKHQVLGTNLQAPLGLDQDEILFGCGCFWGAEKGFWRLPGVITTSVGYSGGSTENPSYNEVCSGYTGHAEVVRVTWNKDLIDISDLLKLFWECHDPTQGNRQGNDSGSQYRSAIYTYNAHNYEIAIKSKESYQEELNKKNYRKITTEIIENQKYYIGESYHQQYLAKPGSRPYCSAMPTNIKLGSFPGSNYKLESEIWSHYDWSIKHCVLRSDVNPIKVKGI; encoded by the coding sequence ATGATACTTTCATGGCTGGGAATAAACCCCATAACAAAAAGAACAAATTCAACTACTACATTGAAGCATCAAGTACTTGGAACTAACTTACAAGCTCCACTAGGATTAGATCAAGATGAAATACTGTTTGGCTGCGGTTGTTTCTGGGGAGCAGAAAAAGGCTTTTGGAGATTACCAGGAGTAATTACTACATCAGTAGGTTATTCAGGAGGTTCAACAGAGAATCCTTCCTATAATGAAGTTTGTAGTGGATATACAGGACATGCAGAAGTAGTAAGAGTAACTTGGAATAAGGATTTAATAGATATTAGTGATCTTTTAAAATTATTTTGGGAATGCCACGACCCCACTCAAGGGAATAGGCAAGGCAATGATAGTGGATCACAATATCGTTCTGCAATTTATACATATAATGCACATAATTATGAAATTGCAATTAAGAGCAAAGAGTCTTACCAGGAAGAACTAAATAAAAAGAATTATAGAAAGATTACTACTGAGATAATAGAAAATCAAAAGTACTATATTGGAGAGAGTTATCATCAACAATACTTAGCCAAGCCAGGAAGCAGGCCTTACTGCTCTGCAATGCCGACAAACATAAAATTAGGAAGCTTTCCCGGCTCTAATTATAAATTAGAGTCAGAGATATGGAGTCATTATGATTGGTCAATCAAGCATTGTGTTCTACGAAGTGATGTAAATCCTATTAAAGTGAAGGGTATTTAG
- a CDS encoding uridine kinase, which yields MLAKLELDKNLLVNYFHQNQNTIQKNILKSPLITKDWLWSLYLPLLLSIKLKLRRSEKPLVIGISGLPGSGKSSFGSNFEQFALSHGIDVKSISLDDFYMQSTQLETAMRGNPWGVPRGLPGSHSIEEIRESLDNFVDNGFLKAPQFDKSLRGGLGDRTGWIRMHPKVLILEGWFLGCYPIDSSDLNKEEYRALFLPPLSDLECKYRINVQNSLEGYSSLWSFLDKIVHIKAYDFFYTSIWKKQQEDQLFKLKGNSLRGERLNSFIRMIQASIPLQSLQSLKSDFTIVLNQFRQVIHTDNN from the coding sequence ATGTTGGCTAAACTAGAATTAGATAAAAATTTACTTGTAAATTACTTCCATCAAAATCAAAATACTATACAAAAGAATATATTAAAAAGTCCTCTTATTACAAAAGATTGGTTATGGTCACTTTACTTACCTCTATTATTGTCAATTAAGTTAAAACTTAGAAGATCAGAAAAACCTTTAGTTATAGGTATTTCAGGTTTACCAGGTAGTGGTAAATCTTCTTTTGGAAGTAATTTCGAGCAATTTGCGCTAAGTCATGGAATAGATGTAAAGAGTATTTCATTGGATGATTTCTATATGCAATCGACGCAATTGGAAACTGCGATGAGAGGCAATCCTTGGGGTGTTCCAAGGGGCCTTCCTGGTAGTCATTCAATAGAAGAGATCAGAGAATCTTTGGATAATTTTGTAGATAATGGTTTTTTAAAAGCACCACAGTTCGATAAATCATTACGTGGCGGTCTTGGTGACCGTACTGGATGGATAAGGATGCATCCAAAAGTTTTGATTCTTGAAGGATGGTTTCTTGGCTGTTATCCAATTGATAGTTCTGATTTAAATAAAGAAGAATACAGAGCATTATTCCTACCTCCTTTAAGTGATTTGGAGTGTAAATACCGTATTAATGTGCAAAACTCATTGGAAGGATATTCATCTTTATGGAGTTTTCTTGATAAAATAGTACATATAAAGGCTTATGATTTCTTTTATACTTCTATTTGGAAAAAGCAGCAAGAAGATCAATTATTTAAGTTAAAAGGAAATTCACTTAGAGGTGAAAGATTGAATTCTTTCATAAGAATGATACAAGCGAGTATTCCCTTGCAAAGTTTGCAATCATTAAAGTCTGATTTCACTATAGTCTTAAACCAATTTAGACAAGTAATACATACTGACAATAACTAA
- a CDS encoding DUF1816 domain-containing protein, with protein MGPIRAIRSLGNSFGLAWWARVETTEPNVTYWFGPFLTRRSLKRNLSLFVQDLSTEGAQSISHNLIRGRRSEPLTT; from the coding sequence ATGGGCCCAATCAGGGCGATTCGGAGTTTGGGGAATAGTTTTGGTCTGGCATGGTGGGCCAGGGTGGAAACTACCGAACCTAATGTTACTTATTGGTTTGGTCCATTTCTAACGCGTAGAAGTCTAAAGAGAAATCTGTCTTTGTTCGTTCAAGACTTGTCTACTGAAGGGGCTCAATCTATAAGTCACAACTTGATTAGAGGTCGTCGCTCAGAGCCTCTTACTACATAG